In the Gemmatimonadaceae bacterium genome, one interval contains:
- a CDS encoding LysM peptidoglycan-binding domain-containing protein — protein sequence MTNPNEPLPDFSDVTSGSSSEAMSQEEAAVPTYTVVKGDTLSGIAKHHYGDASKWKEIFEANRDVIKNPDRIQIGWVLKLPPL from the coding sequence ATGACCAATCCTAACGAACCGCTGCCGGACTTCTCCGACGTCACGTCCGGCAGCTCCTCCGAGGCCATGAGCCAGGAGGAAGCCGCAGTCCCTACGTACACGGTCGTCAAGGGCGACACGCTCTCGGGAATCGCCAAGCATCACTACGGCGACGCGTCGAAGTGGAAGGAGATCTTCGAGGCCAATCGTGATGTCATCAAGAACCCCGACCGCATCCAGATCGGATGGGTCCTGAAGCTCCCACCACTGTGA
- a CDS encoding dodecin domain-containing protein, with protein sequence MSVAKVTEIIASSPKSFDDAIASGIKRANKTLRNVKGAWVAGQKVEVEKGKITEYRVTLRVTFVLAD encoded by the coding sequence ATGTCTGTTGCAAAAGTCACCGAGATCATTGCCTCGTCGCCCAAGTCGTTCGACGATGCCATTGCGTCCGGCATCAAGCGGGCCAACAAGACGCTCCGGAACGTCAAAGGCGCGTGGGTCGCGGGGCAGAAGGTCGAGGTGGAGAAGGGCAAGATCACCGAGTATCGCGTCACGCTCCGTGTCACATTCGTCCTCGCCGACTGA
- a CDS encoding type II toxin-antitoxin system YafQ family toxin has translation MYTPSYTGQFKQDRKRARKRGWDIEHLDRVMGILIDGKPLDASYRPHTLSGQYKTHWECHIEPDFLLIWHYAPNNEIVFVRTGTHADLF, from the coding sequence GTGTACACGCCGAGCTATACCGGCCAATTCAAGCAAGACCGCAAGCGGGCGCGGAAGCGCGGGTGGGATATCGAGCATCTGGATCGCGTAATGGGAATCCTGATTGACGGAAAGCCTCTCGATGCCAGCTATCGGCCCCACACGCTGAGTGGACAGTACAAGACACACTGGGAGTGCCACATCGAGCCCGACTTCTTGCTCATTTGGCACTACGCACCGAACAACGAGATCGTGTTCGTGCGAACGGGGACGCACGCAGACTTGTTCTAG
- a CDS encoding type II toxin-antitoxin system RelB/DinJ family antitoxin: MAKTATVRARVEPALKQEAEDVLEQLGMSPTTAISMFYEQITLRHALPFDVALPNLTTQAAMADAEAGRVTRAMDAKSLIAQLDVDD; encoded by the coding sequence ATGGCCAAGACGGCGACTGTACGTGCTCGAGTCGAGCCGGCGCTCAAGCAAGAGGCGGAGGACGTTCTGGAACAGCTCGGGATGTCCCCGACGACCGCGATCAGCATGTTCTATGAGCAGATCACGTTGCGGCACGCGTTGCCCTTTGACGTGGCACTGCCGAACCTGACGACCCAGGCGGCGATGGCGGACGCTGAGGCGGGCCGCGTCACTCGTGCCATGGATGCGAAGTCGCTGATTGCGCAGCTCGACGTCGACGATTAG